A window from Balaenoptera musculus isolate JJ_BM4_2016_0621 chromosome 8, mBalMus1.pri.v3, whole genome shotgun sequence encodes these proteins:
- the TMEM45B gene encoding transmembrane protein 45B, which translates to MANFKGHALPGSFFLIVGLWWSVKYPLKYFHQKGKSSRLTHHYQRLEITEAAIRTLFSVVGMLAEQFVPDGPHLHLSHEDHWVKLSNWQHSTMYLFFGVSGVVDVLTSLLTHIPLGLDRLVMAVAAANEGFLLYHHVHHRPPLDQHIHSLLLCAVFAGAVSLTLEVILRDNIVLELFRTSLVILQGTWFWQIGFVLFPLFGAPEWDQEDDANIMFITMCFCWHYLAALCIVAVSYSLVYGFLTRVKRPGDREIIGIQKLKSDHTYQKALLSGSDED; encoded by the exons ATGGCAAATTTCAAGGGCCACGCTCTCCCAGGGAGCTTCTTCCTGATAGTTGGACTGTGGTGGTCAGTGAAGTACCCACTGAAGTACTTTCACCAAAAGGGGAAGAGCAGCCGACTGACGCACCACTATCAGCGTCTTGAGATCACTGAGGCCGCCATCAGAACTTTATTTTCAGTCGTCG GCATGCTGGCAGAGCAGTTTGTTCCCGACGGGCCCCACCTCCACCTGTCCCACGAGGACCACTGGGTAAAGCTCAGTAACTGGCAGCACAGCACCATGTACCTGTTCTTCGGGGTCTCGGGAGTCGTGGACGTGCTGACCTCCCTCCTCACCCACATCCCCCTGGGGCTGGACAGACTGGTCATGGCTGTGGCAGCTGCCAACGAAG GCTTCCTCTTGTACCACCACGTCCACCACCGGCCACCGCTGGACCAGCACATCCACTCCCTCCTGCTGTGCGCCGTGTTCGCAGGGGCTGTCAGCCTCACCTTGGAAGTGATCCTCCGGGACAACATCGTGCTGGAACTCTTCCGTACCAGCCTCGTTATTCTTCAGGGCACCTGGTTCTGGCAG ATCGGGTTTGTGCTGTTCCCGCTTTTTGGAGCACCCGAATGGGACCAGGAAGATGACGCCAACATCATGTTCATCACCATGTGCTTCTGCTGGCACTACTTGGCCGCCCTCTGCATTGTGGCCGTCAGCTACTCGCTGGTTTACGG CTTCCTGACACGGGTAAAGAGGCCTGGAGACAGAGAGATCATTGGGATTCAGAAGCTGAAGTCAGATCACACCTACCAGAAGGCCCTCCTGAGCGGCTCTGATGAGGACTAG